In the genome of Yersinia enterocolitica, the window GTCATGCTGCGGATCATTGTTGCGTACCCGTTTTAAAGAAAAGATGCAGCGATTATAGCCTCCGAGGCGCAGGCAGGATAGGCATTACATCACTAAGGCCGTATAATGCGCGACCAATATCGATTTAAAGCCGGAGAAAGCCCATGCGTCCAGCAGACCGAGCAGCACAACAAGTCCGCCCACTCACCCTGACCCGTAATTACACGAAACACGCTGAAGGTTCAGTATTGGTTGAGTTTGGCGATACCAAAGTATTGTGTACCGCCACGGTCGAAGAGGGTGTTCCGCGCTTTCTCAAAGGCCAAGGGCAGGGCTGGATAACTGCTGAATATGGCATGTTGCCGCGTGCTACTCATAGCCGTAATGCCCGTGAAGCCGCGAAAGGTAAACAAGGTGGCCGTACTTTAGAGATTCAACGCCTGATTGCCCGTTCTTTACGTGCTGCGGTTGATTTGAAAAAATTAGGTGAGTTCACTATCACCTTAGACTGCGATGTGTTGCAGGCTGATGGTGGTACCCGTACTGCTTCAATCAGTGGTGCTTGTGTGGCTCTGGCCGATGCACTGAATAAACTGGTCGCGGCGGGTAAATTGAAAGCGAACCCAATGAAAGGTCTGGTTGCTGCGGTTTCTGTCGGTATCGTTAAAGGCGAGGCCCTTTGCGATCTGGAATATGTAGAAGATTCTGCCGCAGAAACGGATATGAATGTGGTGATGATGGAAGATGGCCGGATGATTGAGGTGCAGGGCACCGCAGAAGGCGAACCATTCAGTCACGAAGAACTCTTGTCGTTGCTGGCTCTGGCCCGTGGGGGAATAGAGACTATTTTCCAGGCGCAGAAAGCAGTGTTAGCACAATAATTGATTAAGGCGACTTGCTAGTCGCCTTTTTTTTGCCTGCAATTTAGATATCGAGTCAGTTAATAAAGCAGTTAACAAGAACAGTCACAATCTGGAGAGGAGAAGTACCCATGAAAGCCTATCAGCGCGATTTTATCGAGTTTGCGCTTAACAAGCAGGTGTTGAAGTTTGGCGAATTTACCCTGAAGTCTGGGCGGATTAGCCCCTATTTCTTTAATGCCGGATTGTTTAATACCGGGCTGGATCTGGCAAAACTCGGGCGTTTTTATGCCGCTGCCTTAGTAGATTGTGGTGTGGAGTTCGATCTGTTGTTCGGGCCAGCATACAAAGGTATCCCAATTGCGACGACGACGGCTGTTGCATTGGCAGAGCATCATGAACGCGATGTGCCTTACTGTTTTAACCGTAAAGAAGCGAAAAATCACGGGGAAGGCGGCAGTCTGGTAGGTAGCCCGTTACAAGGCCGAGTCATGCTGGTGGATGATGTAATAACCGCTGGTACTGCTATTCGTGAATCAATGGAGATTATCAATGCACAGGGCGCGACCCTGGCTGGCGTAATGATTTCATTGGACCGTCAGGAACGTGGCCGTGGTGAGATTTCAGCGATTCAGGAAGTTGAACGTGATTATCACTGCAAAGTGATTGCGATTGTGACGTTGAGTGATGTGATAAGTTATCTGGAAGAAAAACCAGAAATGGCTGATCATCTGGCCGCGGTGCGTGAATATCGCAAGGAATACGGTATCTAGCCACTCTATTGCTAAGCCAGCAAAAAGGGCCATCAGGCCCTTTTTTTATAGGTTTTGTGACTGCCGCGACTGAGCTTATTGCAACTGCGCCACAATCAGTGGCCAGCGGGCGTCAAACTCTTGTGTTGGCCGGTAGCGGAATTCTGAACGGACAAAGCGCGAAAGCATCCCTTCACAAAATGCCAGTAGTTGAGTCGCCAATAGCGCTTCATCATGTATAAAACCTTGCCCATCACGCAGTTTTTTCTCGCGCAAAACTTGACGCAATTGCACTTCAATACGTTCAAATAGTTGATTAATCCGCCCTTGCAGACGATCTTGTTCAAACATCAGTGCATGCCCGGTCATGATTCGGGTCAGGCCGGGGTTGCGTTCTGCAAACCCTAATACCAGTAGCAGGATTAGCCGGAGGCGATTAAACGTCTCTTTTTCATCTTGCAGAATCAAATTAATGCGGGACATCAGACTATCTTCAATAAACTCGATCAGGCTATCGAACATCCGCGTTTTACTGGGGAAATGTCGATAAAGCGCTGCTTCAGAAACCCCCACATTGGCGGCAAGTTTAGCGGTAGTAATGCGTTGGCTACCATCACTGGATTCCAGCATCTGCGCTAAAGCCTGCAAAATTTCCTCGCGCCTGTTCCTTTTCGTATTCTGTTTTTCTGCCATGTCCGAGTAGACCCTTGCTAAAAATGACTTAATAACAAAAACCCAAATATCGGCCGCACTGGGTACCAAGCCCCGGCGGCTTATGTGATAGCTTTTTTACGATATTGAGGTCTAGGGTAGGTTATTGGCGCCCAGAATGACCAAAACCACCGGTACCACGTTCACTTTGGTCAAAATCCTCAACCAAATTGAATTCTGCTTGTACTACGGGAACAAATACCATCTGAGCGATGCGTTCACCGGGTTCGATGGTAAAAGCCTGTTGACCACGGTTCCAGACTGACACCATCAATTGCCCTTGATAATCGGAATCAATCAGCCCCACCAGATTACCTAATACCACGCCATGCTTATGCCCCAAACCGGAGCGCGGCAGAATGACGGCGGCTAAAGCACTATCACCGATGTGTATGGCTAAGCCGGTAGGTAACAATGTGGTTTGCCCCGGCAGTAAATCAACTGCCTCGTCCAGACAGGCACGTAAATCCAGCCCGGCAGAACCTTCTGTAGCATAGGTTGGTAAAGGAAATTCATTGCCAACACGTGGGTCCAGAATTTTAATGTCGATTTTTTTCATCATAACGGCTGACAATCTCGTCTATTAAACGCTGACTGAGGAGGTGTTTATCGCTGAGCGGTAAACGTTTCTCTCCAGCCAGCCAAAAAAGGTGCAAGGCATTGGTATCACTGTTAAAACCATGCTCTGCGAGCGATACATCATTAGCGCAAATCAGATCCAGCTTCTTTCGCACTAGTTTTTGTCGCGCGTATTCTTCCACATTCTGGGTTTCGGCAGCAAATCCAACCACAAATGGTCGATTTTTAGCCATCGAAGCCACGCCAGCAACAATATCCGGGTTTTTCACCAACTTAAGGGTGATTTCATCACCCTGTTTTTTTATTTTCTCATCAGAAACTTGCTCTGCACGGTAATCTGCTACCGCAGCACAAGAAATAAAAATATTCTGCTGGGCTACGGTGTTCTGCACGACCTGCTGCATCTCAAGAGCACTGACAACATCAATGCGATTAACACCCGTCGGCGTGGAGAGATTCACCGGGCCTGCAATCAGCGTGACTTTAGCGCCTCTCGCGGCGGCGGCCTGAGCAATTGCGAAGCCCATCTTGCCCGAACTTTGATTACTGATAAAGCGCACCGGATCAAGTGCTTCACGGGTTGGCCCTGCGGTAATCATGACACTCAAATGTTGCAGGTCTTGTTTTGCAGAAAAATGACTGTCTGCCAGTGCGACGATTTCCAGCGGGTCCAGCATTCTTCCCGGCCCCACATCACCACAAGCCTGGCTGCCGCTGTCCGGCCCCCACAGCAACATTCCGCGATTAGCGAGAGTCTGCAAGTTCGCTTGGGTGGCCGTAGCACGGTACATCTGTTGATTCATGGCCGGAACAGCCGCAATAGGGGCTGCCGTGGCCAGGCAAACCGTGGTCAGTAGGTCATTTGCCATCCCCGCAGCAACCCGGGCCAGCAAATCAGCCGTAGCCGGAGCCATGATGACCAGATCAGCCCATTTACCTAACTCAATATGGCCCATGGCGGCTTCTGCCGCCGGATCGAGTAAATCATCTGAGACGGGATAGCCCGAGACTGCCTGCAACGTGAGCGGCGTAATGAACGCTTTGGCGGCGGTCGTCATCACCACACGCACTTCTGCGCCCCTGTCGCGCAAGCGGCGTACCAGCTCAGGAGATTTATACGCGGCAATACCTCCGCTAATCCCGAGCACAATATGTTTGCCGGAAAGTCCCGTCATCATGATTGTCCGAATGAAAGCTGTAAGAGGCAATATTTTAGCATAACCACTGAGTAGATTAGCTATCGGGCTGTCGCTTGATGTCATCAATCATCAAATTTGCGAAGCGTTTCGCATGCACTTAATCATGAGTTCGCCAGGCAGAAAGCCTTCTGTCATGCTGCATGTGCTGTTCTGGGATTACAGGAGCCAAAGGATGGATGAATGGTATGGGCAGATAGCCCCAAGGGAGAAATTACTGAAATACGGTGCAGCCATGCTGACCGATGCCGAGTTACTCGCTATTTTTCTGCGTACCGGTATTCCGGGAGTACACGTAATGCAGATGGCTGAATATCTGATTGAAGAGTTTGGCTCACTTCATGGGCTGATGTCGGCGGATTATCAGACGTTATGTGCTCAAAAAGGGATTGGTGCATCTAAATACAGCCAAATTCAAGCTATTGCAGAACTAGCCTGCCGTTGTTTTTCATCCCACCTGATGCGGGAAAGTGTTCTGCAAAATCCCGAAATTACCCAAAAGTTTCTACAAAATATTCTTTCCCACCGCGAACGAGAGATTTTTTTAGTCATGTTTTTGGATAACCAGCATCGTGTTATTCGCCATGAGGAGATGTTTACTGGTACCATTAGCAGCGTTGAGGTCCATCCGAGAGAAATTGTGCGTGAAGCGCTGAAGGTTAATGCCGCCGCGCTGATTCTGGCGCATAATCACCCCTCGGGTAAGGCTGAACCGAGCCAAGCCGACCGTTTGATTACTACGCAGGTGATAAAAGCCTGCTCATTATTAGATATTCGTGTGCTCGATCATTTAGTGGTTGGCCGGGGTGAATGTGTCTCATTTGCTGAACGGGGATGGCTTTAGAGCAATAATAATTGATCCTTTCAGGATCTTTAGCTGTTCGGGACTTGAGCACTTACGCTTCAGAGCGTATACTACGCCACCTTTGAGAATCTTGGGTTTGGCGTGAAGAGCCTATCTCAGCAGGTTTATAGCCTGGTGGCAGGGGTTTCTGACCTGATGACAGTGAGTCTTCTCAGTGAATTTGCTGAGATGGGCTCTAAAGCCTGACGAGGCGGCCAAATCCTATACGAAGCTCGAGCTGATTTGATTTTTGGAGAATAGACATGTCCCGAGTCTGCCAAGTTACTGGCAAGCGCCCGGTGAGCGGTAACAACCGTTCCCACGCAATGAACGCGACCAAACGCCGTTTTCTGCCGAACCTTCACTCTCACCGTTTTTGGGTTGAGGGCGAGAAGCGCTTTGTAACTCTGCGTGTATCTGCTAAAGGTATGCGTGTTATTGATAAGAAGGGTATCGAAACGGTCTTGGCCGAAATTCGTGCCCGCGGTGAGAAGTATTAAGGAACTGAATCATGGCTAAAGGTGTTCGCGAGAAGATCAAGCTGGTTTCTTCTGCTGGTACTGGTCACTTCTATACCACTACGAAGAACAAGCGTACTAAGCCGGAAAAATTGGAATTGAAGAAATTCGATCCAGTTGTCCGTCAACACGTGATCTATAAAGAAGCTAAAATTAAATAATTTTAATTTTGGTGGATTATGAAAACCCGGCTTCGGCCGGGTTTTTTATTATATAAAGTTCAGTGAGATACGTTTAGGGAGGTTACATGCCTGAATTACCAGAAGTTGAGACCAGCCGACGCGGGATCGAACCTTATCTTGTCGGCCAAACTATTCTTTACGCGGTGGTTAGAAATGCCCGTTTGCGTTGGCCGGTATCCGATGAAATTCTGGCTTTGAGTGATCAGCCGGTGCTCAGTGTTCAGCGTAGGGCCAAGTATTTACTAATAGAACTGCCAACTGGCTGGATTATCGTCCATCTGGGGATGTCAGGTAGCTTACGGATATTATCTGAAGAAACTGAAGCTGAAAAACACGACCATGTCGATTTGGTGATCAGTAATGGCAAAATATTGCGTTATACCGACCCACGGCGCTTTGGTGCCTGGTTGTGGGCAAAAGACCTTGAAACCAGCAATGTATTAGCACATTTAGGGCCAGAACCACTGAGCGACGAATTTTCTGCCCAATATCTGTTTGATAAATCACGTAATAAGCGCACCGTGATTAAACAGTGGCTGATGGATAATAAAGTGGTAGTTGGTGTTGGCAATATTTACGCCAGTGAATCCTTGTTTGCCGCGGGTCTTTTGCCTGACCGTGCCGCCGGTTCATTAACCAACGCTGAAATTGTACTGCTAGTGGCCACAATAAAAGCCGTGTTGCTGCATTCCATTGAGCAGGGGGGCACTACATTGCGCGACTTTCTACAGTCAGACGGTAAGCCTGGTTACTTTGCGCAGGAGTTGCAGGTGTACGGGCGGGCAGGCGAGTCATGTCGCCGTTGTGGGCATCTGATTGAAATTGCGAAACATGGGCAGCGCAGCACGTTTTTTTGCCGCCACTGCCAGCATTAATCGTATACCCTTCGTATTTGAAGCCGCTGGGTTGTGAGCTATGTTCGCTTACCACCTACCGGTAACGCCAATTAACTTTGGCTATATAGGGTATCGCGTAAATAAAGAGTCAGGCCAGTTTACTCATTAGCGCTTTGGTGACCGGTACCGGAAGGAACGGCGTGATATCTCCCCCATGGCGCGCCACTTCCTTCACCAATGAGGAAGAGATAAACGACCATTTTTCTGATGGCATCAGGAACACACTTTCCAGTTTTGGCATCAGGTGACGGTTCATATTGGCCAGTTGCCATTCATACTCAAAGTCTGATACTGAGCGTAAGCCTCGTACCAAAATATTAGCATCGTGTTTTCTGGCGAACTCAGCCATCAGTTCACTGAATCCTAAAACCTCTACATTCTTCAAAGGTGCGGTCACTTCTTTGGCCAATGCCACGCGTTCTGCCAGTGTAAACATCGGTTTTTTGCTGGAACTGTCGGCAATAGCCAGGATGACATGGCTGAACATGGCAGCGGCACGTGTCACTAAGTCCAAATGCCCATTGGTTATGGGATCAAATGTCCCCGGATAGATGGCTTTGGTGGTCATGAGTTCTCGCTTTTCTGATATTGGTGGCTCAATGCCCACAGAGCCGCATATTTATTAAAGGTATATTGCGCGTTTACGACTGCCAGCAATAGCCCTTGTTTACCATCGAGGAAACCTGCACGTAATAACCATGTTTTACAGAAAGCCCCAAGAGTATGGCTGAGAATAGAGAAGTAGCTGCAACTCTTACCTTGCTGATGGCGCTGAGTGGCCCACGCCTTTGCATAATTCAGTTGTTTACGTTGAAAAGCAAAGAAATCACGGCAAGTTAGATGCAATAAATCACCGCTCAACGGGATAACTTTTGCTGAGCCGCTATTGAGCGATTCATGCACCAAATTATCGTTATATTGGAACTGATGATGCGGATATAACCGGGTTACTCGATCTGGATACCAGCCACTGTGGCGCATAAAACGGCCTAAAAACAGGTTCCGCCGTGCACAGCTATAAACCGCGCCTTCCTCCGGTGCGATAAGTACCGCTTCAATAGCTGCTTTAAGCTCAGGGGTTACTCGTTCATCGGCATCCAGCATCAGAATATAATCACCACTGGCATACTGTTGAGCTAATTGCCGCTGTTTACCATAACCCGGCCATTGCTCGTTACAGTAGACTTTAGCGCCATATTGCTGAGCCAGCGCGATGGTTTCATCTTCACTGCCTGAATCCAATACCACTATTTCATCAGCCCAGCTCACTGATGCCAGGCAATCCGCCAGCAATGAGGCTTCATTCTTGGCAATCATCACCACTGACAGGCGTTTTCTTGCACTCATTTAGTGGCTCCGTTGCGGCAGATAAGGCTCCAGCAAGTGTAATAGCCGCTGTAGTGCACCTTGGTTTTCATGCAACACATCAACTGCATGGCGACCATAATAGAGGCGGCAATCTTCATCTGTTAGCAGCACGGTGATTTCTTTTACCAGCGATAGGGTATCTGTTACGGTTATCAACCCTTCAGCCTGCTCCAGCTTGGCACAGATGTCTTTAAAGTTAAATGTATGTGGCCCCATCAACACCGGAATGGCATGGGCCGCGGCTTCCAATGGATTATGACCACCACGTTCAACCAGGCTTCCACCGACAAAGGCCAGATCGGCAATACCATATAGCAGCATCAGTTCACCCATGGTATCGCCAATCACAACCTGTGTACTGCCAGAAGGGATTTCACCTTTGCTACGTAAGGTATAACTCAGCCCTGCTTTCTGTGTCAGTTCAACCGCTGTCGGGAAACGTTCGGGATGACGAGGTACCAAAATCAACAATAATGTCGGGAAGTGTTGCAGCAATTGGCTGTGAGCCTCCAGCAAAATGGCTTCTTCGCCGTCATGAGTACTGGTTGCAATCCACACCGGGCGATGCGGTGCCCATTGGCGGCGTAATGTTACGGCTCTGGCTGCTAATTCAGGGGTGACGGAAATATCAAATTTCAGGCTGCCCGTTACCGTCAACTGAGAACGTCTTAGGCCCAGTTCGATGAAACGGTCGCCATCTTCTTGATTTTGTGCAGCAATCAGTGTGATGCGTTGCAACATATTACGGATAAAACTACCGATTTTCTTATAGCCAGCGGCAGAACGGGCAGAAAGACGTGCATTGGCAATCACCAGTGGGATCTTGCGACGATGCAGCGCATTGATAAGATTCGGCCACAGTTCTGTTTCCATGATAATGACCAGCTTAGGATTGACCTGATCAAGAAAACGGTTCACCGAGCCGGGGAGGTCGTAAGGCAGATAAACGTGGTGAACATCTTTACCAAACGCAGATTGGACACGCTCAGAACCGGTAGGTGTCATGGTGGTCACGGTAATGGGCAGTGATGGGTAGCGATGACGTAATGCCCTGACTAAAGGGATCGCGGCCAGTGTTTCACCGACTGAAACTGAATGCAGCATGATACCGCCAGCGACAACTTTACCGGCACAAAAACCATAGCGTTCCCCCCAACGCTTGCGATAAGCGGGGGCTTTACGGCTACGTAACAGCAACCGCAGCCAAATCAAAGGTTGAATAAGGTAGAGCAGTACCTGATATAAACGCAGCAACATTCTATCAATTTCATTAATATGGATTATTAAGAATAATACCATATTTGAGCAAGAAAGGCTCTTTTCAACTGGGCCAGCCTGATAGCCGGAGTAGGGCCAGACTATTCATAAAAAAGAATATAATTTTTAACAAATTTCAGTAATTGGGCAGCGATAAAATTGATTTTGCGTGCTTAAAGATGAGAGTGATTATCATTATTTCTTGTTGCGCTTAAATGTATAGCCATAGATACCAGTAAGTTATTATTTGGTGATATTTTTATCTGGAAATATGCCTATTTTTGGCGGTATATCGCTATTTATTGAAGCCTCTACTTTGATGGAATGATATTTAGTAATTAATGGTGTGACCGATAAATTGGTGAGCCGTTATTCGGAGGATATCAGTGAGTCGCGTTATTAATTATTTAAATAATTAATTAGAAATTCTTAACAGTCAGGTGTTGATGTTAATTGAAGCTATGTATTAGCCGCCATCTCTTGTTGGATAATAGGTTAGAAAGATAATCAGACAACCCATAACAAGCGAATCTGATAATTACCAGAGTCGCTTGTTATTACATGATAAATACTGGCAGATAGAATTCCTGGCATGAATAAATCACGGAAAACAAACAATAGTCGCTTATGAAATCAGTGCTTCCAATCGCGCCATAATAGTTTCAGCCGTAATAGTATCCATGCTTTTTTGTTCGGAAATCACCGCAATCTGGTTTTTCCCGTAGCCACCAATTAACCCAGGGTCAGTTGGACCGAACAGGGTAATATTGGGGCGATCCAACGCTGCGGTTAGGTGGCTGAGGCCGGTATCAACGGAAACGACGGCTTTTGCACCCGCCAGAACCTCTGCCACCTGCTGGAGGCTGAGTTTAGGCAAGACCTCAACATGCGGAAAATGCTCCGCTAATCGTAACGCGCGTTGATACTCATGTTCCGCCCCCCATGGTAACTTGATTTTTAAACCGGTGGGTGCAACCAGCTCGATCAATTGCAGCCAATGGCTTTCAGGCCAGTGCTTGCTGTCTCTGGTTGTTGCGTGCAGAAAAACCAAATACTGGCCAGCATCGCTGGGTAATTGGCTTAAAAAGCGCTGCGCGATAGCATAATCGCCATAGCTGTCAGGTTTGTCATAGCCAAGGCTTTTGGCAAACAGTTGGCGTATGCGCTCAACAGCATGTTGTTTAGTATCAATCTCATGACGGCAGTTATAAAACCAACTGGCAAAGGGTTCGCGGGCACTTTTGCAATCTGGGCCATGTCTAACCCCTTTGGCGATACGGGTAATCAGTGCGGCACTTTTAATTAGCCCCTGAGCATCAATCACCACATCATAACGGCGCTGCTGCACAACACGTTTAAAATCACAGCGTTCCTGCCGGGTATCACTACCAAACCAATTCTTACGCCAACGGCGGATGGCAACCGGAATCACTCGATCCACCGCCGGGTGCCAACTGGGTATTTGGCTGAACCCTTCCTCTACCACCCAATCAAAGCGAATCTCTGGCATAGCATTCATCGCATCGGTCAGTGCGGGCAACGTGTGTAAAACGTCGCCCATTGAAGAGGTTTTAACGATCAATACATGCATTAATCGGCCTCACTGACAGTGCTTTGGCGAGCCGATAATTGTTTCTCAAGGGCCGCCATCACTTGTTCTGGCTGGATATCAATCAAACTCTGATGATAGCCTTGCGCGCTATCGCCTTTGCGCACTTTGTGATAGCCGGTAATGAGGCGAATGACCGTAGCTTTATCGGACAGTGGTGGGGTGAAATCCGGGCTGCTTGGGCCATATAAGGCCACTAATGGCTTATTTAATGCAGCAGCAACATGCATTAAACCGGAGTCATTACTGACTACCGCACTACAGGCTGCAATCAATACCACCGCTTGTTCCAGCGAGGTTTGCCCCGCCAGATTGAGGCAGAATTCGCGGGAATTTTCGCCCAAAGTCTGGCGGATCTCTTCACCGGCTTCGTTATCTTTAGCTGAACCTAATAAGACGACCTGATAGCCAGTATCAATCAGTTTCTGGGCCAGCGTAGCATAGTGATAATGTGGCCAGCGTTTTGCCGGACCAAACTCAGCGCCTGGGCAGAAACCCACGATTGGCCGGTTATCAGTCAAATTGAATGACGCAGTAATCTCGGCAATTTCTTCATCCCGAACCTGCAATTGCGGCCATAGCAAAGGTTGCGGTAAATCGTCGGCTGAATGGATTTTTTCTTTATCATAGGCCAGTGCGACATAGCGCTGAACCATCATAGGGAAGGCTTGTTTATCCAAGATACGCATATCATTGAGCAAGAAGTAGCGCATTTCGCCACGCCAGCCAATGCGTTGCTTAATCCCTGAAAAATAAGGTATCAGGGCGGATTTAAATGAGTTTGGCAGCACATAGGCACGGTCATAGCCGGTTTCACGTAAGGCTAAACCCAAGCGACGACGTTCATCAAAAGCAAAAGCCCCATGGCCTAAGGGCATGGGGATTGCATGACGCACTTCTGGCATTCTGGCCAAAAGCGGACGGCACCACGCAGGTGCCATCACATCAATATCTGCTGCCGGATATTCGGCCTTCAGGGTACGGTAAAGACTTTGCGACATCATCATATCGCCAACCCAAGAAGGGCCGATGACCAGTATTTTCATACCGTTTATCAATTCCTTGCAGCAAGTAATTTAGACTGAGCGATTGAGCCAGGCCAGGTATTCGTTGACGCCTTCAGCGACGGTTTTGAACGGCTTGTCGTAACCCGCAGCACGTAACTTGGTGAGGTCAGCTTGGGTGTATGCCTGATAACGACCTTTCAGTTTTTCAGGGAATTCAATGTATTCCACAGGTCCACTGTGGTGGAAGTCTACTACCGCATCGGCAACAGCCTGGAAAGATTCTGCGCGACCGGTACCACAGTTGAAAATGCCGGAGACATTGTTTTGCCAGAACCACAGGTTAACGTCAGCCACATCACCCACATAGATGAAATCGCGTTTGAAGTTTTCACTGCCGGAGAAGAGTTTAGGATTCTCACCCGCATTGATCTGGTTATTCAGGTGGAAGGCAACGCTTGCCATGCTGCCTTTGTGCCCTTCGCGTGGGCCATAAACGTTGAAATAACGGAAACCACAAATTTGCGAATCAGCTTGCGGCAGAATCTCGCGCACATACTGATCAAACAAGAATTTGGAATAACCATAAACGTTAAGTGGTTGTTCGTACTGACGATCTTCGATGAAATTATCGGTACGCCCACCGTAAGTGGCAGCAGAAGAGGCATATAAAAACGGAATGCCGCGATCCAGACAGAAGTGCAGGATATCTTTAGAGTATTGATAGTTGTTATCCATCATGTACTTGCCATCCCACTCGGTGGTGGAAGAACAGGCACCCTCATGGAAAATAGCATCAATATCACCCATGTCATCACCGGCAACGATACTGGCGACAAAATCTTCTTTATCCATGTAATCAGCGATATCCAGATCAACCAA includes:
- a CDS encoding 3-deoxy-D-manno-octulosonic acid transferase yields the protein MLLRLYQVLLYLIQPLIWLRLLLRSRKAPAYRKRWGERYGFCAGKVVAGGIMLHSVSVGETLAAIPLVRALRHRYPSLPITVTTMTPTGSERVQSAFGKDVHHVYLPYDLPGSVNRFLDQVNPKLVIIMETELWPNLINALHRRKIPLVIANARLSARSAAGYKKIGSFIRNMLQRITLIAAQNQEDGDRFIELGLRRSQLTVTGSLKFDISVTPELAARAVTLRRQWAPHRPVWIATSTHDGEEAILLEAHSQLLQHFPTLLLILVPRHPERFPTAVELTQKAGLSYTLRSKGEIPSGSTQVVIGDTMGELMLLYGIADLAFVGGSLVERGGHNPLEAAAHAIPVLMGPHTFNFKDICAKLEQAEGLITVTDTLSLVKEITVLLTDEDCRLYYGRHAVDVLHENQGALQRLLHLLEPYLPQRSH
- a CDS encoding lipopolysaccharide heptosyltransferase RfaC, which translates into the protein MHVLIVKTSSMGDVLHTLPALTDAMNAMPEIRFDWVVEEGFSQIPSWHPAVDRVIPVAIRRWRKNWFGSDTRQERCDFKRVVQQRRYDVVIDAQGLIKSAALITRIAKGVRHGPDCKSAREPFASWFYNCRHEIDTKQHAVERIRQLFAKSLGYDKPDSYGDYAIAQRFLSQLPSDAGQYLVFLHATTRDSKHWPESHWLQLIELVAPTGLKIKLPWGAEHEYQRALRLAEHFPHVEVLPKLSLQQVAEVLAGAKAVVSVDTGLSHLTAALDRPNITLFGPTDPGLIGGYGKNQIAVISEQKSMDTITAETIMARLEALIS
- a CDS encoding ADP-heptose--LPS heptosyltransferase RfaF (catalyzes the transfer of the second heptose to the heptosyl-KDO2 moiety of the lipopolysaccharide inner core), whose product is MKILVIGPSWVGDMMMSQSLYRTLKAEYPAADIDVMAPAWCRPLLARMPEVRHAIPMPLGHGAFAFDERRRLGLALRETGYDRAYVLPNSFKSALIPYFSGIKQRIGWRGEMRYFLLNDMRILDKQAFPMMVQRYVALAYDKEKIHSADDLPQPLLWPQLQVRDEEIAEITASFNLTDNRPIVGFCPGAEFGPAKRWPHYHYATLAQKLIDTGYQVVLLGSAKDNEAGEEIRQTLGENSREFCLNLAGQTSLEQAVVLIAACSAVVSNDSGLMHVAAALNKPLVALYGPSSPDFTPPLSDKATVIRLITGYHKVRKGDSAQGYHQSLIDIQPEQVMAALEKQLSARQSTVSEAD
- a CDS encoding ADP-glyceromanno-heptose 6-epimerase, coding for MIIVTGGAGFIGSNIVKALNNIGYKDILVVDNLKDGTKFVNLVDLDIADYMDKEDFVASIVAGDDMGDIDAIFHEGACSSTTEWDGKYMMDNNYQYSKDILHFCLDRGIPFLYASSAATYGGRTDNFIEDRQYEQPLNVYGYSKFLFDQYVREILPQADSQICGFRYFNVYGPREGHKGSMASVAFHLNNQINAGENPKLFSGSENFKRDFIYVGDVADVNLWFWQNNVSGIFNCGTGRAESFQAVADAVVDFHHSGPVEYIEFPEKLKGRYQAYTQADLTKLRAAGYDKPFKTVAEGVNEYLAWLNRSV